One window from the genome of Desulforegula conservatrix Mb1Pa encodes:
- a CDS encoding SphA family protein, which yields MKKIIVCLMAIVPAFLICGSAFAYDLPSVNLGFTSFLDGGPPSGPGLYLSQYFQYWGSETFTNADGDDAFPPAVDEELNAWISMTQFIYQSDKELFLGGKGGLNIMIPFVNLDMSYNTSGPFPEDNSGGAGDILIGPYIQWDPIMGSKGPVFMHRFEFQINVPTGKYSDDKELNPGSNFVSFNPYWAFTAFIMPGWSFSSRLHYLYCFSNDEPNRAYGDVKDTQAGQAFHANFATEYEVIPNMLRLGINGYYLNQFTDMKVDGINMAGSREKVFAIGPGGVFHFSKDDHLFLNVYFESEAENRPEGTRINTRYVHHF from the coding sequence ATGAAAAAAATAATTGTTTGTCTCATGGCTATAGTTCCCGCATTCTTGATATGCGGTTCAGCTTTTGCCTATGATCTTCCGTCAGTGAATCTCGGTTTTACAAGCTTTCTTGACGGTGGCCCTCCGTCTGGCCCGGGGCTTTACCTTTCCCAGTATTTTCAGTACTGGGGATCAGAAACCTTTACCAACGCTGACGGTGATGATGCTTTTCCTCCGGCCGTCGACGAGGAACTCAATGCATGGATATCCATGACCCAGTTCATCTATCAGTCAGACAAGGAGCTTTTTCTTGGCGGAAAAGGGGGGCTTAATATCATGATCCCCTTTGTGAATCTTGATATGAGCTACAACACCTCTGGCCCGTTTCCTGAAGATAATTCAGGCGGAGCTGGCGATATCCTGATCGGGCCATATATCCAGTGGGATCCGATCATGGGTTCAAAAGGCCCTGTTTTCATGCACAGATTTGAATTTCAGATAAATGTGCCTACTGGTAAATACAGTGATGACAAAGAGCTTAATCCAGGCAGCAATTTTGTGAGCTTTAACCCTTACTGGGCTTTTACCGCCTTCATAATGCCAGGATGGTCATTCTCTTCGAGGCTCCATTATCTTTATTGTTTCAGCAATGACGAGCCTAACAGGGCATATGGGGATGTCAAGGATACCCAGGCTGGTCAGGCCTTCCATGCGAATTTTGCGACAGAATATGAAGTAATTCCAAATATGCTGAGGCTTGGAATTAACGGATATTATCTTAACCAGTTCACTGACATGAAAGTCGATGGAATAAACATGGCAGGATCAAGGGAAAAAGTGTTTGCGATCGGCCCTGGCGGAGTCTTCCATTTTTCCAAGGATGATCATCTCTTCCTGAACGTATATTTTGAGAGTGAAGCCGAAAACAGGCCTGAAGGCACAAGAATCAACACAAGATATGTTCATCATTTTTAG